A genomic region of Runella rosea contains the following coding sequences:
- a CDS encoding alpha-glucuronidase family glycosyl hydrolase — protein sequence MTRYFFLFLLLLSTAALADDGSRLWLNYDLIKDAKQRESYAPFTKFIAVSSDNQTLKIATEELQTGLQGLLGKKVTILKTATSTGGILLNVNQNAPSSANISNEGYEIYAEKGNIVISSKSETGVLYGAFELLRAIQMGKSLAKLSITSSPKVKIRMLNHWDNANGTVERGYAGSSMWKWNELPHRIDPRYVMYARANASIGINATSINNVNASSRFLTAEYLEKIKAVADVLRPYGIKVFISVNFRSPRTLGGLKTSDPLDPEVRKWWNDKTKEIHQYIPDFGGYLVKANSEGEPGPQDYGRTHADGANMLAEAMRPFSGIVIWRAFVYNADPNGDRFKEGYAQFKPLDGTFDPKVIVQVKNGPIDFMPREPFHPMFGAFPKTTLGMEFQITQEYLGQSTHLTYLAPMFKECLDTDTYAKGQGSTVAKVIDGSLYNAQYSLMAGVANTGSDVNWCGHPFNQSNWYAFGRLAWDHTLSSEQIASEWIRMTLTQTKQTEQKISDMMLKSHPIYVSYTYPLGTSHMMGESHHYGPEPWLAKSARPDWTSVYYHRADSIGLGFDRTGKLSNALQLYSPEVQQKWGNPEQCPLDYLLWFHHVPWSKKLSTGRSLWDELCVRYYDGPVQVGNLQKTWESLKANVDPEIFENVKGRLKIQEKEALWWRDACVLYFGEYSKMPLPKPLTPPQRTLNEVKKLVEIYHLR from the coding sequence ATGACAAGATATTTCTTTCTATTTCTCCTGCTACTCTCCACCGCCGCCCTTGCCGATGACGGCTCACGGCTTTGGCTCAATTACGATTTAATCAAAGATGCCAAGCAGCGGGAAAGCTATGCTCCATTTACAAAATTCATTGCAGTTTCATCTGATAATCAAACCCTAAAAATTGCCACTGAAGAACTTCAAACGGGCTTACAAGGATTGTTGGGCAAAAAAGTTACCATCCTAAAAACGGCAACATCAACGGGTGGCATTCTTCTCAATGTGAACCAAAATGCCCCTTCAAGTGCCAATATTTCCAACGAAGGATATGAGATTTATGCCGAAAAAGGCAACATCGTCATCTCCTCTAAGTCTGAAACGGGCGTATTGTACGGAGCGTTTGAATTGTTGAGAGCCATTCAAATGGGCAAATCGCTCGCCAAGCTTTCCATCACAAGCAGTCCTAAAGTAAAAATTCGAATGCTTAACCACTGGGACAACGCCAACGGAACCGTAGAGCGCGGCTATGCAGGCTCGTCGATGTGGAAATGGAACGAACTGCCTCATCGCATAGACCCACGTTATGTGATGTACGCCCGCGCCAATGCCTCGATAGGAATCAACGCCACCTCCATCAACAACGTCAATGCAAGTTCTAGGTTTCTGACCGCTGAATATTTAGAAAAAATCAAAGCCGTGGCTGATGTGCTTCGTCCTTATGGCATCAAGGTATTTATTTCGGTCAACTTCCGCTCACCCCGCACCCTCGGCGGACTCAAAACCTCCGACCCGCTCGACCCCGAAGTGCGCAAATGGTGGAACGACAAAACCAAAGAGATTCACCAATACATTCCTGATTTTGGTGGGTATTTGGTCAAAGCCAATTCAGAAGGCGAACCTGGCCCGCAGGATTACGGCCGCACCCACGCCGACGGCGCCAACATGCTAGCCGAAGCCATGCGTCCATTCAGCGGCATTGTTATCTGGCGGGCATTTGTATACAATGCCGACCCCAACGGCGACCGTTTCAAGGAGGGCTACGCTCAATTCAAACCCCTCGACGGTACATTCGACCCTAAAGTGATTGTCCAAGTCAAAAATGGCCCCATTGATTTTATGCCTCGGGAACCTTTTCATCCTATGTTTGGAGCTTTTCCCAAAACAACGTTGGGCATGGAATTTCAGATTACGCAAGAGTATTTGGGACAATCCACTCACCTGACCTATTTGGCACCGATGTTCAAAGAATGTTTGGATACAGATACCTACGCCAAAGGGCAGGGCTCTACCGTGGCCAAAGTCATTGACGGAAGTTTGTATAACGCCCAGTACTCCTTAATGGCCGGCGTGGCCAACACGGGTTCAGATGTCAATTGGTGCGGGCATCCCTTCAACCAAAGCAACTGGTACGCTTTTGGCCGATTAGCTTGGGACCACACGCTTTCATCGGAGCAGATTGCTTCGGAATGGATTCGAATGACCCTGACCCAAACCAAACAAACGGAGCAGAAAATCTCCGACATGATGTTGAAATCACATCCTATCTACGTGAGTTATACCTACCCCTTGGGAACGTCTCACATGATGGGCGAAAGTCACCACTACGGGCCAGAGCCTTGGCTCGCCAAAAGTGCCCGCCCCGACTGGACATCGGTGTATTATCACCGTGCTGATTCCATTGGACTGGGTTTTGACCGAACAGGTAAGTTGAGCAATGCCTTGCAACTTTACAGCCCCGAAGTCCAACAAAAGTGGGGAAACCCCGAACAATGCCCGCTCGACTATTTGCTTTGGTTTCATCACGTGCCCTGGTCCAAAAAACTGAGTACCGGCCGCAGTCTTTGGGATGAGTTGTGTGTGCGTTATTACGACGGCCCGGTGCAGGTCGGAAACTTGCAAAAGACTTGGGAAAGCCTCAAAGCAAACGTTGACCCCGAAATCTTTGAAAACGTAAAAGGAAGATTGAAAATACAGGAAAAAGAAGCCTTATGGTGGCGCGATGCGTGTGTTTTATACTTCGGAGAATATTCCAAAATGCCCCTTCCGAAGCCCTTAACGCCTCCGCAAAGAACCTTAAATGAAGTTAAAAAATTAGTAGAAATTTATCATTTGCGATGA
- a CDS encoding Gfo/Idh/MocA family protein: MKNSDNQRRTFLKESAAGLMALPILSTDSFGHIKTEKVAPSPIIQYDTPRIKFAVIGMNHGHIYGQVEAVIRGGGELVSYYAKEPDLVAAFAKRHPKAKLASGEKEILDDKSIQLVLSSAIANERAPLGVRVMKSGKDFMSDKPGITTLEQLAEVRKVQKQTGRIYSIMYSERLENRATVKAGELVKAGAIGKVIQTIGMGPHRMNPKTRPEWFFHKEQFGGIICDIGSHQFDQYLFFTNSTQAEIVASQVGNTHYPQYPDFEDFGDVMLRGNGGMGYIRVDWFTPDGLKTWGDGRLTILGTDGFIEIRKNIDIGGREGGNHLFLTDHKETRYIDCTQQELPYGRQLVDDVINRTETAMPQAHCLLAAELSIKAQKQAQQIHLKA; the protein is encoded by the coding sequence ATGAAAAATTCCGATAACCAACGACGCACATTTTTGAAAGAATCGGCCGCTGGCCTCATGGCCCTTCCCATACTTTCCACCGATTCTTTCGGCCATATTAAAACCGAAAAAGTAGCTCCTTCTCCCATTATCCAGTACGATACACCACGCATTAAATTTGCGGTCATCGGTATGAACCACGGCCATATTTATGGACAAGTGGAAGCGGTAATTCGCGGAGGTGGAGAATTGGTTTCGTATTATGCCAAAGAGCCTGATTTAGTAGCGGCATTTGCCAAACGCCACCCTAAAGCTAAGCTCGCTTCGGGCGAAAAAGAAATTTTGGATGACAAATCCATCCAATTGGTGCTAAGCTCGGCCATTGCCAACGAGCGCGCTCCGTTGGGTGTTCGGGTAATGAAAAGCGGTAAAGATTTTATGTCGGACAAACCCGGCATTACCACCCTCGAACAACTCGCCGAAGTACGGAAGGTACAGAAACAAACGGGACGTATCTACTCCATCATGTATAGCGAACGCCTCGAAAACCGCGCAACCGTAAAAGCAGGAGAATTGGTCAAAGCAGGCGCTATCGGTAAAGTTATTCAAACCATCGGAATGGGCCCGCACCGCATGAACCCCAAAACACGTCCCGAGTGGTTTTTTCACAAAGAGCAGTTTGGGGGCATCATTTGCGACATCGGTTCTCACCAGTTTGACCAATATCTATTCTTCACCAACTCTACCCAAGCCGAAATCGTGGCGTCGCAGGTGGGCAACACGCACTATCCGCAATACCCTGACTTTGAGGACTTCGGCGATGTGATGCTCCGCGGCAACGGCGGTATGGGTTATATTCGAGTAGACTGGTTCACCCCCGACGGACTCAAAACATGGGGCGACGGTCGCCTGACAATTTTGGGCACCGATGGATTCATCGAAATTCGTAAAAACATCGACATTGGCGGGCGTGAAGGTGGCAATCACCTGTTTCTGACCGACCACAAAGAGACGCGCTACATTGACTGCACGCAGCAGGAATTGCCTTACGGTCGTCAGTTGGTAGATGATGTAATCAACCGGACTGAAACGGCCATGCCGCAAGCCCATTGTTTATTGGCAGCGGAACTGTCTATCAAAGCGCAGAAACAGGCGCAACAAATTCATTTGAAAGCGTAG
- a CDS encoding DUF6807 domain-containing protein: MHYIKQILFFAAVFSSMASQAQTKITAQKLNSKIDITINNNFFTSYIFSQDEKYPFFYPVNGPSNASVTSMRNGNYPHHSSLFFGCDKVNGGNYWQEGLEKGQIISLRADIVQSGGDKVVIENECIWRRPEANAPIKDFRTITITAPSKDLYQIDFNVTMETLMDVTILKTNHSLFSGRMDPDLAVINGGTMINAEGNQAEKGTFGIKSPWIDCSGKRGDKVEGMTIMQHPSNPWYPSPWFTRDYGFFSPTPMYWPQDDKATVMKKGEKLTLRYRVLVHAGNHQTANVASLFEKYKSE, from the coding sequence ATGCATTATATCAAACAGATTCTCTTTTTCGCAGCCGTATTTTCAAGTATGGCGAGCCAGGCCCAAACAAAAATTACGGCTCAGAAGCTCAATTCCAAAATTGACATCACAATCAACAATAACTTTTTTACGAGCTACATTTTTTCGCAGGATGAAAAATACCCGTTTTTCTATCCCGTCAACGGACCTTCTAATGCAAGTGTGACCTCCATGCGTAACGGAAATTACCCGCACCACAGCTCCTTATTTTTCGGATGTGATAAAGTAAACGGTGGCAATTATTGGCAAGAAGGCCTAGAAAAAGGTCAGATTATTTCGTTACGAGCTGATATTGTTCAATCAGGAGGAGACAAGGTTGTGATTGAAAATGAGTGCATTTGGCGTCGCCCCGAAGCCAACGCCCCCATCAAAGACTTCCGTACCATCACCATTACAGCTCCTTCCAAAGACCTGTACCAAATTGATTTTAACGTCACCATGGAGACCCTCATGGATGTGACCATTTTGAAAACCAACCACTCTCTTTTCAGCGGACGCATGGACCCAGATTTGGCGGTTATCAACGGAGGCACCATGATCAACGCCGAAGGAAATCAAGCCGAAAAAGGAACGTTTGGGATAAAATCACCGTGGATAGATTGCTCCGGCAAAAGAGGCGACAAAGTGGAAGGTATGACCATTATGCAGCACCCTTCCAACCCCTGGTACCCTTCACCGTGGTTCACCCGTGATTATGGTTTCTTTTCTCCCACGCCCATGTATTGGCCGCAGGATGACAAAGCAACGGTGATGAAAAAAGGAGAAAAACTCACCCTGCGGTATCGCGTATTAGTCCACGCTGGCAACCACCAAACGGCAAATGTGGCAAGCCTATTTGAAAAATATAAAAGTGAATAA
- a CDS encoding LacI family DNA-binding transcriptional regulator, producing the protein MNLPQKGVNKPIRQVTIVDIAKALGVAPSTVSRALNGSSDINPQTRQEILRVATEMDYRPNLLAQSLHRGETHTIGVVIPDIERPFFAAVLAGIQKVATEAGYRVMICQSNESHSTETLNVQALVASRVDGLLISHSKETTSFEHIKLQLKKGLPIVHFDRVCYDIETSKVVQEDFDGSFALVEHLILQGCRRIAVCAGPRELLISTTRLNGYKAALAKYGIPLDEELIYHSNFKKGEPLLALKAWLDLDPKPDGIFAVHYANAVDMIMELKRLKIQIPEQIAVVGFGDELIASLIEPSLTVFHLFPFNVGETAATLLIDNIIHKDTFEPVVKKVKGELIIRQSSLRTTSL; encoded by the coding sequence ATGAATTTACCTCAAAAAGGTGTAAATAAACCCATTCGACAAGTTACGATTGTCGACATTGCCAAGGCTTTAGGCGTGGCACCCTCTACGGTTTCGCGGGCGTTGAATGGAAGCTCGGATATAAATCCGCAGACGCGTCAGGAGATTTTGCGGGTAGCAACTGAAATGGATTATCGGCCTAATCTGCTGGCACAGAGCCTTCACCGTGGTGAGACCCACACCATCGGTGTCGTGATTCCCGATATTGAGCGCCCTTTTTTTGCGGCGGTCTTGGCAGGTATTCAGAAAGTGGCAACCGAGGCCGGCTACCGGGTGATGATTTGCCAATCGAACGAATCACACTCGACCGAAACCCTTAACGTACAGGCATTAGTGGCTAGTAGGGTTGATGGATTACTGATTAGTCATTCTAAAGAAACAACCTCGTTTGAACACATCAAACTTCAACTCAAAAAAGGGTTGCCTATTGTCCATTTTGACCGGGTTTGTTACGACATCGAAACCTCAAAAGTGGTTCAGGAAGATTTTGATGGGAGTTTTGCCTTGGTCGAACACCTCATTTTGCAGGGGTGCCGGAGGATTGCGGTATGTGCTGGGCCTCGGGAATTATTGATAAGCACGACCCGCCTGAATGGCTACAAAGCAGCATTGGCCAAATACGGAATTCCGTTGGATGAAGAGTTGATTTATCACAGCAATTTCAAGAAAGGAGAGCCGCTACTTGCCTTGAAAGCTTGGTTGGATTTAGACCCAAAACCAGACGGAATTTTTGCAGTTCATTACGCGAATGCGGTTGATATGATTATGGAACTGAAAAGGCTTAAAATTCAAATTCCCGAACAAATCGCCGTGGTAGGTTTTGGTGATGAACTTATTGCTTCGCTGATTGAGCCATCCTTGACGGTTTTCCACCTTTTTCCGTTTAATGTTGGCGAAACCGCCGCTACTTTGTTGATTGACAACATCATACACAAAGATACGTTTGAGCCAGTAGTAAAAAAAGTCAAAGGAGAATTGATTATTCGGCAGTCTTCCTTGCGAACTACATCCCTTTAG
- the uxuA gene encoding mannonate dehydratase — protein MTFIQTMRWFGPNDPVSLMDIRQAGCTGIVTALHQIPVGEVWSVEAIQQRIQLIEADNDRYTPLTWEVVESLPVHEDIKKGLPSRAQYIENYKISLRNLAACGIKTVCYNFMPVLDWSRTNLHYEMPDGSLALRFVWEDFAVFDLCILQRANAEADYTPEVQEAAKRKFTAMTAEEIATLQNTVLLGLPGSNEAFELATFQGLLNNYKHIGDKELRENLYYFIQQVAPVAEEVGVNLCIHPDDPPKPLLGLPRVVSTESDLAQLMDACKVRANGITFCTGSLGVRSDNNLSKMVERFGDRIHFVHLRTTKREDNPLNFHEAAHLTGDVDMYEVVKAFVLEGKRRKKQGQKDAMIPMRPDHGHQMLDDLYKTGKDKSYPGYSAIGRLKGLAELRGLELGIEKSI, from the coding sequence ATGACATTTATTCAAACCATGCGTTGGTTCGGGCCAAACGACCCCGTTTCACTGATGGATATTCGTCAGGCGGGATGCACGGGCATTGTTACGGCCTTACACCAAATCCCCGTTGGGGAAGTTTGGTCTGTCGAGGCTATTCAACAACGTATTCAACTCATCGAAGCAGACAATGACCGCTATACCCCGCTCACGTGGGAAGTAGTAGAGAGCCTGCCCGTTCACGAAGACATCAAAAAAGGTCTGCCGAGTCGGGCGCAATATATCGAAAACTACAAAATATCGTTGCGCAACTTAGCGGCCTGCGGCATCAAAACGGTGTGTTATAACTTCATGCCAGTGCTAGATTGGTCACGCACCAACCTGCACTACGAAATGCCCGATGGCTCCCTCGCCCTGCGTTTTGTGTGGGAAGATTTTGCGGTGTTTGACCTGTGCATTCTCCAACGGGCCAATGCCGAAGCCGATTACACGCCCGAAGTACAAGAAGCGGCCAAACGCAAGTTTACCGCCATGACGGCGGAGGAAATAGCCACGCTCCAGAATACGGTTTTATTGGGCCTACCTGGCTCCAATGAAGCATTTGAACTGGCCACGTTTCAGGGATTACTGAATAATTATAAACACATCGGTGACAAAGAGTTACGCGAGAATCTGTATTATTTTATTCAGCAGGTAGCTCCCGTGGCCGAAGAAGTTGGCGTGAATCTCTGCATTCACCCTGACGACCCACCGAAACCACTTTTAGGATTACCGAGGGTAGTCAGTACGGAATCTGATTTGGCGCAATTGATGGATGCCTGCAAGGTACGCGCCAATGGCATCACGTTTTGTACCGGCTCGCTGGGTGTACGGTCCGACAATAATTTATCAAAAATGGTAGAACGCTTCGGCGACCGTATCCATTTTGTGCATTTGAGAACGACCAAGCGGGAGGACAATCCTTTGAATTTCCACGAAGCCGCCCATTTGACGGGTGATGTAGACATGTACGAAGTGGTAAAAGCCTTTGTGCTGGAAGGAAAAAGGAGAAAGAAACAGGGACAAAAGGACGCTATGATTCCGATGCGCCCCGACCACGGACATCAAATGCTGGACGATTTGTACAAAACAGGAAAAGACAAATCTTATCCAGGTTATTCGGCCATTGGTCGTTTAAAAGGCTTGGCCGAATTGCGGGGTTTAGAGTTAGGGATTGAAAAAAGCATTTAA
- a CDS encoding Gfo/Idh/MocA family protein, with the protein MSKEPKTSVSRREFLSLTAKGAVASTVIGVPTIVPASVFGKNAPSNKINIGQIGCGRIGRDHDMVGTLQHDVARMIAVCDLDKNRLVDGKKLVEGYYAKKTGNANYVEAKMYDDYREMLLNKDIDAVIISTPDHWHSQPAIEAALAGKDVYLQKPTSLTIAEGRMLSDVIQKKGTILQVGTQQRSSPQFRIAAELVRNGRIGKLHTVKVGLPGDPSGPSAPTMPVPKGFNYDMWLGSTPEMPYTEIGVHPQQGYGRPGWLRIEQFGAGMITGWGQHHFDSAAWGMDTELTGPISVQAVAEFPKSGLWNVHGDFMVKAEYANGITMYTSGGFPNGIRYEGTEGWIFVSRGDYVASASDPVSKAKSSKALDASDPKILTSVIGENEIHLYKSEEQHGNWLECIKTRKAPISPVEIGHRACSVCLVSHIAMKLPRKLQWDPKAERFVNDNEANAMLSRPQRKPYGTTNIKM; encoded by the coding sequence ATGTCAAAAGAACCAAAAACCTCTGTTTCGCGAAGGGAATTCCTCTCGCTGACGGCCAAAGGTGCGGTAGCTTCCACCGTCATTGGCGTTCCGACCATTGTTCCAGCTTCCGTATTTGGCAAAAATGCGCCCAGCAATAAAATCAATATCGGTCAAATAGGCTGCGGACGTATCGGCCGAGACCACGATATGGTCGGCACCCTCCAACACGACGTAGCACGTATGATTGCGGTCTGTGACCTTGACAAAAATCGCCTAGTGGATGGCAAAAAACTGGTGGAAGGCTATTACGCCAAAAAGACGGGCAACGCTAACTACGTAGAAGCCAAAATGTACGACGACTACCGCGAGATGTTACTCAACAAAGACATCGACGCCGTCATCATCAGCACGCCAGACCACTGGCATTCGCAGCCTGCCATTGAAGCCGCCCTCGCTGGCAAGGACGTTTACCTCCAAAAACCAACGTCTTTGACCATTGCCGAAGGCCGAATGTTGAGCGATGTTATCCAGAAAAAAGGCACAATTCTACAAGTAGGAACACAGCAACGCTCTTCTCCCCAATTCAGAATTGCGGCGGAATTGGTCCGCAACGGTCGCATCGGAAAGCTGCACACTGTCAAAGTAGGTCTTCCCGGCGACCCGTCAGGGCCTTCGGCCCCCACAATGCCCGTTCCTAAAGGCTTTAATTATGATATGTGGCTCGGCTCAACCCCCGAAATGCCTTATACCGAAATCGGCGTTCACCCGCAGCAGGGTTATGGCCGACCTGGCTGGCTGCGCATCGAGCAGTTTGGCGCGGGAATGATTACGGGTTGGGGACAACATCACTTTGACTCTGCCGCGTGGGGAATGGACACCGAACTGACGGGACCTATTTCGGTACAAGCCGTGGCTGAATTTCCAAAATCGGGTCTCTGGAATGTTCACGGCGATTTCATGGTCAAAGCCGAATACGCCAACGGCATCACGATGTACACCAGCGGAGGCTTCCCCAACGGTATCCGTTATGAAGGAACCGAAGGTTGGATTTTTGTATCTCGTGGCGACTATGTGGCTTCAGCCAGCGACCCCGTCTCAAAAGCTAAAAGTAGCAAAGCACTAGATGCCAGCGACCCTAAAATTCTGACGTCGGTCATCGGTGAGAACGAAATTCATTTGTATAAAAGCGAGGAGCAACACGGCAACTGGCTCGAATGCATCAAAACGCGTAAAGCGCCGATTTCGCCCGTTGAGATTGGTCACCGCGCGTGCAGCGTATGCTTGGTAAGTCACATTGCCATGAAATTGCCCCGTAAATTGCAGTGGGACCCTAAAGCCGAACGTTTTGTCAACGACAACGAAGCCAACGCCATGCTAAGCCGCCCACAACGTAAGCCTTACGGTACGACCAATATCAAGATGTAA
- a CDS encoding NFACT RNA binding domain-containing protein, whose protein sequence is MHQNYHFLRHLTEALRQETTGLKFMECFSQEKDELVIILAHARGKNNYYRPFFIRATLRPDFACLNFPEDFNRARQNSADLFENLYDLAVIDVRQFKNERAFGLVLENNYTVVFKLFGNRSNAVVFQGDEVTDLFHNRLVSDNNLHLSELDRELDQTWEAYQAANYDHRKVFPTFGKEINAYLAEQFEAIPAQSGPSVGSKPTDGYSPEQRWQIIQETLNLLSRPAFKISLWHHQPTLTLVPLGEVMREHTNVIAALNDFYTTYNRVGVIAKEKGDALKILQKRIQRTEHYLEEAFQKLLGIDGEVKNEEIGHILMANLHQIPERAERVTLFDFYRNQDIEIKLKPDLTPQRNAETYYRKSKNERIEIEKLQENIALREGELEELKNHVSTIEEFESLKLLRKYLKTNSLLSDAPILSPTQLFKHTEFEGYVILIGKNAKNNDLLTKKYAYKEDLWLHARDVAGSHVVVKYKAGKKFPNSVIERAAQIAAWYSKRRNETLCPVIVTPKKYVRKPKGLPEGEVILDKEEVVMIEPKGM, encoded by the coding sequence TTCGTCAAGAAACTACGGGTTTGAAGTTTATGGAATGTTTTAGTCAGGAAAAAGATGAATTGGTCATCATTCTGGCGCACGCTCGTGGGAAAAACAATTATTACCGCCCTTTTTTCATTCGCGCCACGCTCCGCCCCGATTTTGCCTGCCTCAACTTTCCCGAAGACTTCAACCGTGCCCGTCAAAATAGCGCGGATTTGTTCGAAAATCTGTATGATTTAGCCGTCATTGATGTACGTCAGTTCAAAAATGAGCGGGCTTTTGGATTGGTTTTGGAGAATAATTACACCGTGGTTTTTAAATTATTCGGTAATCGTTCCAATGCCGTTGTGTTTCAGGGGGACGAGGTGACAGATTTATTTCATAACCGGCTCGTTTCCGACAATAACCTGCATTTATCAGAACTCGACCGGGAACTCGACCAGACCTGGGAAGCCTATCAAGCCGCGAATTACGACCACCGCAAAGTGTTTCCTACTTTTGGCAAAGAAATCAATGCATATTTAGCAGAACAGTTCGAAGCCATACCTGCCCAATCAGGCCCGTCGGTCGGTTCAAAACCAACTGACGGATATTCTCCTGAGCAACGCTGGCAAATTATTCAGGAAACCTTAAATCTCCTCTCTCGTCCTGCGTTTAAAATCAGTCTGTGGCATCACCAGCCCACGCTTACGCTCGTTCCGCTGGGCGAAGTAATGCGCGAACACACCAATGTCATTGCGGCACTCAACGATTTTTACACCACTTACAACCGCGTAGGGGTCATTGCCAAAGAAAAAGGTGACGCGCTCAAAATTTTACAAAAACGCATTCAACGAACTGAACATTACCTCGAAGAAGCATTTCAGAAACTGTTGGGCATTGATGGCGAGGTGAAAAACGAAGAAATAGGACACATTTTGATGGCCAACCTTCACCAAATTCCCGAGCGGGCCGAGCGCGTGACGCTGTTTGATTTTTACCGAAATCAAGACATCGAAATTAAATTAAAACCCGACCTAACGCCCCAACGCAACGCAGAAACGTATTACCGAAAATCCAAAAACGAACGCATTGAAATCGAAAAATTGCAGGAAAACATTGCCCTACGAGAAGGCGAATTGGAAGAACTCAAAAATCATGTCAGCACCATTGAGGAATTTGAATCACTGAAACTATTACGCAAATACTTAAAAACCAATAGTCTTCTGAGCGACGCTCCCATTCTATCACCTACGCAACTCTTCAAACATACCGAGTTTGAAGGCTACGTAATTTTAATTGGCAAAAACGCCAAAAATAACGATCTGCTGACCAAAAAATACGCCTACAAAGAAGACCTATGGCTCCACGCCCGCGACGTAGCAGGCTCGCACGTGGTGGTAAAGTACAAAGCGGGCAAAAAATTCCCGAATAGCGTCATTGAGCGAGCGGCCCAAATCGCCGCGTGGTATTCCAAACGCCGCAACGAAACACTTTGCCCCGTCATTGTGACTCCCAAAAAGTATGTGCGCAAACCCAAAGGCCTGCCCGAAGGCGAAGTGATTTTGGACAAAGAGGAAGTCGTAATGATTGAACCTAAAGGGATGTAG
- a CDS encoding SDR family NAD(P)-dependent oxidoreductase, whose product MTEKEQLTESLTLVNPQSVFSLEGKIALITGGGSGIGYDIAQCMTHAGATVIITGRREHALQEATAALGTSAHYVVNDVTELDTLEGLVETIVNTYGEIDILVNNAGINMKKPALEVTDADFDRIIHTNLNAVFALTRACAKRMVARQSGSILMISSMAAYYGIDRVVAYAASKSGVEGMVKVLASEFSKYNVRVNAIAPGFIETNMMKTAMSSDPDRMNRALNRTPMGKFGKPQDIGWAAVFLASEAAAYITGASLPVDGGNSIGF is encoded by the coding sequence ATGACAGAGAAAGAACAATTAACCGAATCTCTCACCTTAGTAAACCCCCAATCCGTTTTTTCATTGGAGGGAAAAATTGCGCTTATCACGGGCGGCGGCAGCGGTATTGGCTATGATATTGCCCAATGCATGACCCACGCCGGCGCCACGGTCATCATCACCGGCCGACGCGAGCACGCTCTTCAGGAGGCCACGGCGGCCTTGGGTACATCGGCCCATTACGTCGTAAATGACGTCACGGAATTAGACACCTTGGAAGGCCTTGTCGAAACCATTGTAAACACCTACGGTGAAATAGATATTCTGGTCAACAATGCGGGCATCAACATGAAAAAACCCGCGTTGGAAGTCACAGATGCTGATTTTGACCGCATCATCCATACCAACCTCAATGCTGTTTTTGCCCTTACCCGCGCCTGCGCCAAACGCATGGTTGCCCGCCAAAGCGGCTCCATATTGATGATTTCATCCATGGCGGCCTATTACGGCATCGATCGCGTGGTGGCCTATGCCGCGTCCAAATCAGGTGTGGAAGGAATGGTGAAAGTGTTGGCTTCTGAATTTTCAAAATACAACGTTCGCGTCAACGCCATTGCACCGGGCTTTATCGAAACCAACATGATGAAAACCGCCATGAGCAGCGACCCCGACCGCATGAACCGCGCCCTCAACCGAACACCCATGGGCAAATTTGGCAAGCCGCAGGACATCGGCTGGGCCGCCGTCTTTTTAGCCTCCGAGGCCGCTGCTTACATCACGGGCGCTTCATTGCCAGTCGATGGGGGCAATTCTATCGGGTTTTAA